Proteins from a genomic interval of Amycolatopsis sp. cg13:
- a CDS encoding LacI family DNA-binding transcriptional regulator, translating into MTRRLAEVARQVGVSEATVSRVLNGKAGVSASTRAAVLTALDVMGYERPTQLRGERARLVGLVLPELQNPIFPALAEVMGNALAQQGFTPVLCTRTAGGVSEAEYVEMLLQQQVSGVVFAGGMYAQADAVHTHYHRLAERRLPTVLINAAVDHLGLPQVSCDDAVAVEQAVGHLSSLGHEKIGLVLGPNDHVPSQRKLEAFREHAAKLGLPVLDELVEHGMFSIEGGHAAAARLYPRGATAVLCASDPLALGAIRAARRQGLSVPGDISVVGYDDSALMNCTDPPLTTTRQPIEAMGRAVVELLVKRINGGEVAVEELLFAPELVVRGSTARRTS; encoded by the coding sequence ATGACACGACGTCTCGCCGAAGTCGCCCGCCAGGTCGGGGTCAGCGAAGCCACCGTCAGCCGGGTGCTCAACGGCAAGGCCGGGGTGTCCGCGAGCACCCGGGCCGCCGTGCTCACCGCGCTGGACGTGATGGGCTACGAGCGGCCGACGCAGTTGCGCGGCGAACGGGCCCGGCTCGTCGGGCTGGTGCTGCCGGAGCTGCAGAACCCGATTTTCCCGGCGTTGGCCGAGGTCATGGGCAACGCACTGGCCCAGCAGGGCTTCACGCCGGTGCTGTGCACGCGGACCGCGGGCGGGGTGTCGGAGGCGGAGTACGTCGAGATGCTGCTGCAGCAGCAGGTGTCCGGCGTGGTGTTCGCCGGCGGGATGTACGCGCAGGCCGACGCCGTGCACACGCACTACCACCGCCTCGCGGAACGCCGGTTGCCGACGGTGCTGATCAACGCGGCGGTCGACCACCTCGGCCTGCCGCAGGTCTCGTGCGACGACGCGGTGGCCGTCGAGCAGGCGGTCGGGCACCTGAGTTCCCTTGGCCACGAGAAGATCGGCCTGGTTCTCGGGCCGAACGACCACGTGCCGTCGCAGCGCAAGCTCGAGGCGTTCCGGGAGCACGCCGCGAAACTCGGACTCCCCGTGCTGGACGAACTGGTGGAGCACGGGATGTTCTCCATCGAAGGCGGGCACGCGGCCGCGGCGCGGCTGTACCCGCGCGGCGCGACGGCCGTCCTGTGCGCGAGCGATCCGCTGGCACTGGGCGCGATCCGCGCGGCGCGGCGGCAAGGTCTGTCCGTGCCGGGCGACATTTCGGTGGTCGGCTACGACGACTCCGCGCTGATGAACTGCACCGACCCGCCGCTGACCACGACGCGCCAGCCGATCGAGGCGATGGGCCGGGCCGTGGTCGAGCTGCTGGTGAAACGCATCAACGGCGGCGAGGTCGCGGTGGAAGAGCTGTTGTTCGCGCCGGAGCTGGTGGTGCGCGGGTCCACCGCGCGTCGGACAAGCTGA
- a CDS encoding ABC transporter substrate-binding protein — MSSPWSPAAPRRMFALLAAAGLALGTTACGSGGDPGSSAGGKVTITVTGQPPTSQPFERGVFDADVKEFEATHPNVKIEPHEGFMDPKTFGAKLAGGQLEDVYYVYFTDPAQIIARHQAADITEAVKKVPHVKDLKPELLDNFRGANGKLYGLPTMNYTMGLVYSRPLFQKAGLDPNKPPRTWDEVRSAAKKISALGNGIVGYADYSKNNQGGWHLTGWLASMGGSVAREDGSKWVADFDNEKGKAALSLLHDLRWTDDSMGSKQLLEAQDVQRMMGAGQLGMYMAAPDNVPVLVKQFNGKYEDYGIAGMPDGKGTLLGGEGYMINPKASPEKIKAGLEWIQWKYLNPDRFEKHIKQYVDGKQPVGLPAEPTPDVWQGAVRDQQLALKAKYANVPAQNYQSYVDSTGKIKGSVEPPNAQQVYAILDSVMQAVLTDRNANIDQQLSTAAAKVTSVLAQVK; from the coding sequence ATGAGCAGCCCCTGGTCCCCCGCCGCTCCCCGCCGGATGTTCGCCCTGCTCGCCGCAGCGGGGCTGGCGCTGGGAACAACCGCCTGCGGGAGCGGCGGCGATCCGGGAAGCTCCGCCGGGGGCAAGGTCACGATCACCGTCACCGGCCAGCCGCCGACGAGCCAGCCGTTCGAACGCGGTGTTTTCGACGCCGACGTCAAGGAATTCGAGGCGACGCACCCGAACGTCAAGATCGAACCGCACGAAGGGTTCATGGACCCGAAGACGTTCGGCGCGAAACTGGCGGGCGGGCAGCTCGAAGACGTCTACTACGTCTATTTCACCGATCCCGCCCAGATCATCGCCCGGCATCAGGCCGCGGACATCACCGAGGCGGTCAAGAAAGTCCCGCACGTCAAAGACCTCAAACCGGAATTGCTCGACAACTTCCGCGGCGCGAACGGCAAGCTTTACGGCCTGCCGACGATGAATTACACGATGGGCCTGGTCTACAGCCGCCCGCTGTTCCAGAAAGCCGGGCTCGACCCGAACAAGCCGCCGCGGACCTGGGACGAGGTGCGCTCGGCGGCGAAGAAGATTTCCGCACTGGGCAACGGAATCGTCGGGTACGCCGACTACAGCAAGAACAACCAGGGCGGCTGGCATCTCACCGGCTGGCTCGCGTCGATGGGCGGTTCCGTCGCGCGCGAGGACGGCAGCAAATGGGTCGCCGATTTCGACAATGAAAAAGGCAAAGCCGCGCTCAGCCTCCTCCACGATCTGCGCTGGACCGACGATTCCATGGGCAGCAAGCAATTGCTGGAAGCCCAGGACGTGCAGCGGATGATGGGCGCGGGCCAGCTCGGCATGTACATGGCCGCCCCGGACAACGTTCCCGTGCTCGTCAAGCAGTTCAACGGCAAGTACGAGGACTACGGCATCGCCGGGATGCCGGACGGCAAGGGCACGCTGCTCGGCGGCGAGGGCTACATGATCAACCCGAAGGCGTCGCCGGAGAAGATCAAGGCGGGCCTCGAATGGATCCAGTGGAAATATCTCAACCCGGACCGCTTCGAGAAGCACATCAAGCAGTACGTGGACGGCAAGCAGCCGGTCGGCCTGCCCGCCGAGCCGACCCCCGACGTCTGGCAGGGCGCGGTGCGCGATCAGCAGCTGGCACTGAAAGCCAAGTACGCGAACGTACCCGCGCAGAACTACCAGTCCTATGTGGACTCCACTGGCAAGATCAAAGGCAGCGTCGAACCGCCGAACGCACAGCAGGTGTACGCGATCCTGGACAGCGTGATGCAGGCGGTGCTCACCGACCGGAACGCGAATATCGATCAGCAGCTGTCGACGGCCGCGGCGAAGGTCACCAGTGTCCTCGCCCAGGTCAAGTAG
- a CDS encoding carbohydrate ABC transporter permease, whose amino-acid sequence MSSPRSSSLLAWPATSSSPARRSAASPAGQRRARLRRKLKENLTAYGLLCAALVVFAMFSWYPIVRGVLLSFQQVDFVNPPTWVGLDNFARLFADPLFGVAWRNTLLFTGLALVFGFAVPFLTAVLLNEMRHARAFFRLAVYLPVMLPPVVTALMWKWFYDPGSGLFNSALGAVGLSGPQWLDSSGTAMLSLVFVSTWANMGSTTLIYLAALGTIPGELYEAAELDGAGMWKRLRHVTFPQTRFVLLMLLLLQIVATMQVFTEPYVMTGGGPDDSTVTVLLLLYRYAFVYNDFGSASAMSLLLFLALGVFSALYVRLTRKADQA is encoded by the coding sequence GTGTCCTCGCCCAGGTCAAGTAGCCTCCTCGCCTGGCCCGCGACGTCCTCGTCGCCGGCCAGGCGGTCGGCCGCCTCCCCCGCCGGGCAGCGCCGGGCCCGGCTGCGCCGCAAGCTCAAGGAGAACCTCACCGCGTACGGCCTGCTCTGCGCCGCGCTCGTGGTGTTCGCGATGTTCTCCTGGTACCCGATCGTGCGCGGGGTGCTGCTGAGCTTCCAGCAGGTCGACTTCGTCAACCCGCCGACGTGGGTCGGCCTCGACAACTTCGCCCGGCTGTTCGCGGATCCGCTGTTCGGCGTCGCCTGGCGGAACACGTTGCTGTTCACCGGTCTCGCGCTGGTTTTCGGCTTCGCCGTGCCGTTCCTGACCGCGGTGCTGCTCAACGAGATGCGCCACGCTCGCGCGTTCTTCCGGCTCGCGGTGTACCTGCCGGTGATGCTGCCGCCGGTGGTGACCGCGCTGATGTGGAAGTGGTTCTACGACCCGGGTTCCGGCCTGTTCAACTCCGCGCTCGGCGCGGTCGGCTTGTCCGGGCCGCAGTGGCTGGATTCGAGCGGCACCGCGATGCTGTCGCTGGTGTTCGTCTCGACCTGGGCGAACATGGGCAGCACCACGCTGATCTATCTCGCCGCGCTCGGCACCATCCCCGGCGAGCTGTACGAGGCCGCGGAACTCGACGGAGCCGGGATGTGGAAACGGCTGCGGCACGTGACATTCCCGCAGACCCGGTTCGTCCTGCTGATGCTCCTGCTGCTGCAGATCGTCGCGACCATGCAGGTGTTCACCGAACCGTACGTGATGACCGGCGGCGGCCCGGACGATTCCACAGTGACCGTGCTCCTGCTGCTCTACCGGTATGCCTTCGTCTACAACGACTTCGGCTCGGCGAGCGCGATGAGCCTGCTGCTGTTCCTGGCGCTCGGCGTGTTCTCCGCGCTGTACGTCCGGCTGACCAGGAAGGCAGACCAGGCATGA
- a CDS encoding carbohydrate ABC transporter permease: MRTLVSPGALRSRRGKVVYGVAFAGTLVVFVLAFLFPLYWAVTGAMKTPQELAQTPATLVPHEWHPETFGEAWDQLNLGKYFLNTLVVAGGAWLAQMAIDVPAAFALSKLRPKFGNAVLGLMLATLMLPAAALLVPTYVTITDLPLLHLNLIDSPAAVWLPAAANAFNVYVLKRFFDRIPDELIEAARLDGAGPVRTLWRIVLPISRPILAVVSILAVVTAWKDFIWPLLVFPDSGKQTLSVMLQRVAIDMPLNVLTAGMVLASLPMVALFLVFQRQILAGLAAGGLKG, encoded by the coding sequence ATGAGGACCCTCGTCTCGCCCGGCGCGCTGCGCAGCCGCCGCGGCAAGGTGGTCTACGGCGTCGCTTTCGCCGGCACGCTCGTGGTTTTCGTGCTCGCCTTCCTGTTCCCGCTGTACTGGGCGGTGACCGGGGCGATGAAAACGCCGCAAGAACTCGCGCAGACCCCGGCCACGCTCGTCCCGCACGAGTGGCATCCGGAGACCTTCGGCGAGGCCTGGGACCAGCTGAACCTCGGCAAGTACTTCCTCAACACCCTGGTCGTCGCGGGCGGGGCGTGGCTGGCGCAGATGGCCATCGACGTCCCCGCCGCCTTCGCGCTGTCGAAGCTGCGGCCGAAGTTCGGCAACGCCGTCCTCGGGCTGATGCTCGCCACCCTGATGCTGCCCGCCGCCGCACTGCTGGTGCCGACCTACGTCACCATCACCGATCTGCCGCTGCTGCACCTGAACCTGATCGACTCCCCCGCCGCGGTCTGGCTGCCCGCCGCCGCGAACGCGTTCAACGTCTATGTGCTGAAACGGTTCTTCGACCGGATCCCGGACGAGCTGATCGAAGCCGCGCGGCTCGACGGCGCCGGGCCGGTGCGCACGCTGTGGCGGATCGTGCTGCCCATCTCGCGGCCGATCCTGGCCGTCGTGTCGATTCTCGCGGTGGTGACCGCGTGGAAGGACTTCATCTGGCCGCTGCTGGTGTTCCCGGACAGCGGCAAGCAGACGCTTTCGGTGATGCTGCAGCGGGTTGCCATCGATATGCCGCTCAACGTGCTGACCGCCGGGATGGTGCTGGCCAGCCTGCCGATGGTGGCGCTGTTCCTGGTGTTCCAGCGGCAGATCCTCGCCGGGCTCGCCGCCGGCGGGCTCAAGGGCTGA
- a CDS encoding glycoside hydrolase family 13 protein: MTASRRQDSWWRTAAIYQIYVRSFADGNGDGIGDLAGVRARLDHLAALGIDTLWFTPWYPSPMDDGGYDVADFRDIEPLFGTLAEAEALIAEAHGRGLRVIIDIVPNHCSDEHRWFREALAAGPGSVARQRFWFRPGRGRDGAEPPNNWKSRFGGSAWTRVPDGEWYLHLYSSRQPDFNWDNQDVRAEFEDILRFWFDRGADGFRIDVADGLVKDARLPDVEPGDETPFSDQEGLHEIYRSWRKIADSYPGERVLVGEMWLPDMSRTARYLRRDELHSAFNFDFLVCPWDAARFREVIERTLDAHDAVGAPPAWVLSNHDVTRHVTRYGRAGDTGFSFADRLHGSSVDLVLGTRRARAAALLTMALPGGMYVYQGEELGLWEVEDIPAELRQDPVWARTNGADPGRDGCRVPLPWSGDEPPFGFGPGGAWLPQPAEWQAYTAEAQAADPASMLSLYRAGLRLRTELTGELEWLSLGDDVLAFRRGPGFTFVLNFSGAPIPLHSEVLLASDPVTTELPTDTAVWLRS; this comes from the coding sequence GTGACCGCATCGCGAAGACAAGACAGCTGGTGGCGCACCGCGGCGATCTACCAGATCTACGTCCGCAGTTTCGCCGACGGCAACGGCGACGGCATCGGCGACCTCGCTGGCGTCCGCGCGCGGCTCGACCACCTGGCCGCACTCGGCATCGACACGCTCTGGTTCACCCCGTGGTACCCGTCGCCGATGGACGACGGCGGCTACGACGTCGCCGATTTTCGCGACATCGAACCGCTTTTCGGCACGCTCGCCGAGGCGGAGGCGCTGATCGCCGAGGCACACGGACGCGGCCTGCGGGTGATCATCGACATCGTGCCGAACCACTGTTCCGACGAGCACCGCTGGTTCCGGGAAGCGCTCGCGGCGGGTCCGGGATCGGTTGCGCGCCAACGGTTCTGGTTCCGTCCGGGACGCGGGCGCGACGGTGCCGAACCGCCGAACAACTGGAAGTCGCGCTTCGGCGGATCCGCGTGGACCCGGGTGCCGGACGGCGAGTGGTACCTGCACCTCTACAGCTCGCGGCAGCCGGATTTCAACTGGGACAACCAGGACGTGCGCGCCGAATTCGAGGACATCCTGCGGTTCTGGTTCGACCGCGGGGCGGACGGCTTCCGCATCGACGTCGCCGACGGGCTGGTGAAGGACGCGCGGCTGCCGGACGTCGAGCCGGGCGACGAGACGCCGTTCTCCGATCAGGAGGGGCTGCACGAGATCTACCGGTCGTGGCGCAAGATCGCCGACAGCTACCCGGGCGAGCGCGTGCTGGTCGGCGAGATGTGGCTGCCGGACATGTCCCGCACCGCGCGATACCTGCGCCGCGACGAGCTGCACTCGGCGTTCAACTTCGATTTCCTGGTCTGTCCGTGGGACGCGGCACGGTTCCGGGAGGTCATCGAGCGGACGCTGGACGCGCACGACGCCGTCGGCGCGCCGCCCGCCTGGGTGTTGTCGAACCACGACGTCACCCGGCACGTCACGCGCTACGGCCGGGCGGGCGACACCGGGTTCTCCTTCGCCGACCGGCTGCACGGCAGCTCGGTGGACCTGGTGCTGGGCACCCGGCGGGCTCGCGCGGCGGCGTTGCTGACCATGGCGCTGCCCGGCGGAATGTACGTCTACCAGGGCGAAGAGCTGGGGCTGTGGGAGGTCGAGGACATTCCCGCCGAGCTGCGGCAGGACCCGGTGTGGGCGCGCACGAACGGCGCCGACCCCGGTCGCGACGGCTGCCGGGTGCCGCTGCCGTGGTCCGGCGACGAGCCGCCGTTCGGCTTCGGTCCCGGCGGCGCGTGGCTGCCGCAGCCCGCGGAATGGCAGGCGTACACGGCGGAAGCGCAGGCGGCGGACCCGGCGTCGATGCTCAGCCTCTACCGCGCCGGGTTGCGGCTGCGCACGGAACTCACTGGCGAGCTGGAGTGGCTGTCGCTCGGCGACGACGTGCTCGCTTTCCGCCGGGGGCCAGGGTTCACTTTCGTCCTGAACTTCTCCGGTGCTCCGATCCCGCTGCATTCCGAGGTCTTGCTGGCCAGCGACCCGGTGACCACCGAACTGCCGACCGACACGGCGGTCTGGCTGCGTTCCTGA
- a CDS encoding alpha-L-fucosidase produces the protein MTTFPRRHALGMALGGAVLLGTAGTAAAASGPAQPEVTDGAGTPVVPPPPPVPVPLDAWFDNDGIDSASAHDGNFDGSGYTFPAEQIPAGSTVTAGGVPYLLGSAAAGAKNNVIALGQRIDLPKGRYYGAAFLVACSYGSTGGDATVHYADGSTSTATLSGSDWWGSGGAVVSAFRYGPGGVTDQNPVSISTAQVWIDPAREAVALTLPKTAPPAANVPSLHVFALTMQPIAQGRSATVLDARATANLLQDGGPQAVEATIVNTGTVWLETRDRITVTLDVPGGRVRTPAPIPRLAPGEQTTVRLGLTSDRGLPAGTPATGRIRVLADRSTIATRSLPVPLGIPDFRPTDESLSTHRAPYWFCDAKFGIFIHWGVYSVPAWAPVGQQYAEWYWNNQQDPNGPTYAYHAKTYGESFVYDDFIPKFTAARFDPRSWVQLIEDAGAQYYVLTSKHHDGFALWDTKVSGRNAKKLGPRRDLVADLFAASRKYTPGLRNGLYFSLPEWFNPDNPWMGHPPRNPYTGATVPYTGYTAGRDFVKDLQAPQVLELISGFDPDVLWFDIGGVNDSRDVLTEYFNRAKNRRRPKDVTYNDRGGIPDHDFTTPEYTTYPNTVVAKWESSRGLDPFSYGYNRATPDDKYMTTDDVVHTLVDVVSKNGNFLLDIGPDFDGTIPAVMQQRLRETGAWLRTNGEAIYGTTYWSRMAQLGDLRFTVRPGSAFYLMSLVAPGSQLVVDAPVPIRVGDRVSMLGYGGPLHWSQSGGRLVIDVPAAARAAGKHAWVFKVDWR, from the coding sequence ATGACGACCTTTCCTCGTCGGCACGCACTCGGCATGGCACTCGGCGGCGCGGTGCTGCTCGGGACGGCGGGCACCGCGGCGGCCGCGAGCGGGCCCGCGCAACCGGAGGTCACGGACGGCGCGGGCACCCCGGTCGTCCCGCCGCCTCCGCCGGTGCCGGTTCCCCTCGACGCGTGGTTCGACAACGACGGCATCGACTCCGCGAGCGCGCACGACGGGAACTTCGACGGCTCCGGCTACACCTTCCCGGCGGAGCAGATCCCGGCCGGCAGCACGGTCACCGCGGGCGGCGTGCCGTATCTGCTGGGCTCGGCCGCCGCCGGGGCGAAGAACAACGTCATCGCGCTCGGCCAGCGCATCGACCTGCCCAAGGGCCGGTACTACGGCGCCGCGTTCCTCGTCGCGTGCAGTTACGGCAGCACCGGAGGCGACGCGACCGTCCACTACGCCGACGGCAGCACCAGCACCGCGACCCTGTCCGGTTCGGACTGGTGGGGCTCCGGCGGCGCCGTCGTCTCGGCCTTCCGCTACGGCCCGGGCGGGGTCACTGACCAGAACCCGGTGTCGATCAGCACCGCGCAGGTGTGGATCGACCCGGCGCGCGAGGCGGTCGCGCTGACTCTGCCCAAAACCGCCCCGCCCGCCGCGAATGTGCCTAGCCTGCACGTGTTCGCGCTGACTATGCAGCCGATCGCGCAAGGCCGTTCGGCCACCGTCCTCGACGCCCGTGCGACCGCCAACCTGCTGCAAGACGGCGGTCCGCAAGCTGTCGAAGCGACGATCGTCAACACCGGCACCGTCTGGCTCGAAACGCGCGACCGGATCACCGTCACGCTCGACGTCCCCGGCGGCCGGGTCCGCACGCCCGCGCCGATCCCCCGCCTCGCGCCGGGCGAGCAGACCACCGTGCGGCTCGGCCTGACCTCCGACCGCGGCCTGCCCGCCGGAACCCCCGCGACCGGCCGGATCCGCGTGCTCGCCGACCGGTCGACGATCGCCACCCGGTCGCTGCCGGTGCCGCTCGGCATCCCGGACTTCCGGCCGACCGACGAGTCGCTGTCCACGCATCGTGCGCCGTATTGGTTCTGCGACGCCAAATTCGGGATCTTCATCCACTGGGGCGTGTACTCGGTGCCCGCGTGGGCTCCGGTCGGGCAGCAGTACGCCGAGTGGTACTGGAACAACCAGCAAGATCCCAACGGTCCCACCTACGCCTATCACGCGAAGACCTACGGCGAATCGTTCGTATATGACGACTTCATCCCCAAGTTCACCGCCGCGCGGTTCGATCCGCGTTCGTGGGTGCAGCTGATCGAGGACGCGGGCGCGCAGTACTACGTGCTGACGTCCAAGCACCACGACGGTTTTGCCTTGTGGGACACCAAAGTCAGTGGCCGCAACGCGAAGAAGCTCGGCCCGCGCCGGGATCTCGTCGCCGACCTGTTCGCTGCCTCGCGCAAGTACACGCCGGGTCTGCGCAACGGTCTGTACTTCTCGCTGCCGGAGTGGTTCAACCCGGACAACCCGTGGATGGGCCATCCGCCGCGCAATCCCTACACCGGCGCAACGGTGCCCTACACCGGCTACACCGCTGGCCGCGATTTCGTGAAGGACCTTCAGGCGCCGCAGGTGCTGGAGCTGATCTCCGGCTTCGATCCGGACGTGCTGTGGTTCGACATCGGCGGAGTGAACGACAGCCGCGACGTGCTCACGGAGTACTTCAACCGGGCCAAGAACCGCCGTCGCCCCAAGGACGTCACGTACAACGACCGCGGCGGCATCCCGGACCACGACTTCACCACGCCCGAGTACACGACGTACCCGAACACCGTTGTCGCGAAATGGGAATCGAGCCGAGGACTGGATCCGTTCTCCTACGGCTACAACCGAGCGACGCCGGACGACAAGTACATGACCACCGATGACGTGGTGCACACGCTGGTCGATGTGGTGTCGAAGAACGGCAACTTCCTGCTGGACATCGGCCCCGACTTCGACGGCACCATCCCGGCCGTGATGCAGCAGCGGCTGCGCGAGACCGGGGCTTGGCTGCGCACGAACGGGGAAGCGATCTACGGCACGACTTACTGGTCACGGATGGCCCAGCTCGGCGACCTGCGGTTCACGGTGCGGCCTGGTTCGGCCTTCTACCTCATGTCGCTCGTCGCGCCCGGGTCGCAGCTCGTGGTCGACGCCCCGGTCCCGATCCGGGTTGGGGACCGCGTGTCGATGCTCGGCTACGGCGGTCCGTTGCACTGGAGTCAGAGTGGGGGCCGCCTGGTGATCGATGTTCCCGCAGCCGCGCGTGCGGCCGGGAAGCACGCGTGGGTGTTCAAAGTGGACTGGCGCTGA
- a CDS encoding CBS domain-containing protein → MTSPDFRGASTVGEAMLRAPKVLDASATVGEVRGLFEDDHVHAALVVSGETLLSVVERPDLDGLAEALPAYRAGRLTGRVVGAEADLYETWRGMSRRRLAVVDSSGRLLGLLCLKRSGRGFCSDADVAARASDRESGCRGGPSRTAPASVSASPL, encoded by the coding sequence GTGACGTCCCCGGATTTCCGCGGCGCGTCGACGGTCGGCGAGGCGATGCTGCGGGCGCCGAAGGTGCTCGACGCGTCGGCGACCGTCGGCGAGGTGCGGGGGCTCTTCGAGGACGATCATGTGCATGCCGCGCTGGTGGTTTCCGGGGAGACTTTGCTGAGCGTCGTGGAACGGCCGGATCTCGACGGGCTGGCGGAGGCGCTTCCGGCGTATCGCGCTGGCCGGTTGACCGGACGGGTGGTCGGCGCGGAGGCGGATCTGTATGAGACCTGGCGGGGGATGTCTCGTCGCCGGTTGGCTGTGGTGGACTCGAGCGGTCGGTTGCTCGGCCTGTTGTGTTTGAAGCGCAGCGGACGCGGTTTCTGTTCCGACGCCGATGTCGCCGCCCGAGCTAGCGATCGGGAAAGCGGTTGCCGGGGCGGCCCGTCGCGGACCGCCCCGGCGAGCGTCAGCGCCAGTCCACTTTGA
- a CDS encoding PucR family transcriptional regulator: MADREENAVRTAALTELVAWADARLPRLIDDVCAASCERIGMYRDEKIVPRADLHRSIAVNLRFMVDALGGAEAPDQRAPKETGRRRAHQGAPLPEVLQVYRIACSMLWDLLVGRARETGSTDVLIDVASLLWQVTDEHAVRVTEAYRAASAELLVAQQRRRSALAEALLTGARGSDSGPWEAGRLLGLSLDGKLTVVAAETRGLAEESLVGIERRLGQLGIVSAWHLSPTLQAGVVSLREEQYDAMLGLLRELALARTGVSPLFRSLTETPRAVHLARTALSGIPPERGEVRAFDPSPLAAFVAYDPDEGRRLGEQVFGAVLELPAEERDVLLETLDAYFAHGGSSERAGQVLHCHANTVRYRLRRIRELTDRTLTDPRDLAELVTAMQALRVDSARSIDPLGS; encoded by the coding sequence GTGGCCGACCGGGAGGAAAACGCTGTGCGGACCGCCGCCCTGACCGAACTCGTCGCCTGGGCCGACGCACGGCTGCCCCGGCTGATCGACGACGTCTGCGCGGCGAGCTGCGAGCGGATCGGGATGTACCGGGACGAGAAGATCGTCCCGCGCGCCGACCTGCACCGCTCGATCGCGGTGAACCTCCGGTTCATGGTCGACGCGCTGGGCGGTGCCGAGGCTCCGGACCAGCGCGCCCCGAAGGAGACCGGCCGCCGCCGGGCGCACCAAGGCGCGCCGCTGCCCGAGGTGCTGCAGGTGTACCGGATCGCCTGCTCGATGCTGTGGGACCTGCTGGTGGGCCGCGCCCGCGAAACCGGAAGCACCGATGTCCTGATCGACGTCGCGAGCCTGTTGTGGCAGGTCACCGACGAGCACGCGGTCCGCGTGACCGAGGCGTACCGAGCGGCGAGCGCGGAACTGCTGGTCGCGCAGCAACGACGGCGGTCCGCGCTGGCCGAGGCGCTGCTGACCGGCGCGCGCGGATCCGACTCCGGGCCGTGGGAGGCGGGACGGCTGCTCGGCCTGTCGCTGGACGGGAAGCTGACCGTGGTCGCCGCCGAAACGCGCGGGCTGGCCGAGGAGAGCCTGGTCGGCATCGAACGGCGGCTCGGGCAGCTCGGGATCGTGTCGGCGTGGCATCTCTCGCCGACGCTGCAGGCCGGCGTGGTGTCGCTGCGCGAGGAGCAGTACGACGCGATGCTCGGCCTGCTGCGGGAACTGGCGCTGGCCCGCACCGGCGTCAGCCCGCTGTTCCGTTCCCTGACCGAAACGCCGCGCGCGGTCCACCTGGCACGCACTGCGCTGTCCGGCATCCCGCCGGAACGCGGCGAGGTCCGCGCGTTCGACCCGAGCCCGCTGGCGGCGTTCGTCGCCTACGACCCGGACGAGGGCCGCAGGCTGGGGGAGCAGGTTTTCGGCGCGGTGCTGGAGCTGCCCGCCGAGGAACGCGACGTGCTGCTGGAGACCCTGGACGCGTACTTCGCGCACGGCGGTTCGTCCGAACGCGCGGGGCAGGTGCTGCACTGCCACGCCAACACCGTCCGGTACCGGCTGCGCCGGATCCGGGAACTCACCGACCGGACGCTGACCGATCCGCGGGACCTGGCCGAACTGGTCACCGCGATGCAGGCGCTGCGGGTCGATTCGGCCCGTTCGATCGATCCTTTGGGGAGCTGA